One genomic segment of Tolypothrix sp. NIES-4075 includes these proteins:
- a CDS encoding SDR family oxidoreductase — MSYSPYLLKGQKALVTGGSSGIGEAIARYLAASGAAVAINYHSEAEEAQKIVDDIKATDGEAFAIQADVSKEDEVKAMFSQTLKQFGTIDILVSNAGIQKDSAFIDMTLDQWNAVIGINLTGQFLCAREAAKEFLRRGVKPDISCAAGKIICMSSVHQVIPWAGHVNYATSKGGINMMMQSIAQELAPHKIRVNSIAPGAIKTPINKSAWDTPQAEAKLLQLIPAKRVGDVEDIAKAAVWLASDDSDYVNGTTLFVDGGMTLYPGFTENG, encoded by the coding sequence ATGAGTTACTCCCCCTACCTACTTAAAGGTCAAAAAGCACTTGTGACAGGTGGTAGTTCTGGGATTGGTGAAGCGATCGCTCGCTATTTGGCTGCATCAGGTGCAGCAGTAGCCATCAACTACCATTCTGAAGCTGAAGAAGCCCAAAAAATTGTTGATGATATCAAAGCTACTGATGGAGAAGCGTTCGCTATTCAAGCTGATGTCAGCAAAGAAGACGAAGTAAAGGCAATGTTCAGCCAGACGCTTAAACAATTTGGCACTATTGATATTTTAGTAAGTAATGCAGGCATTCAAAAAGACTCAGCATTTATAGATATGACCCTCGATCAATGGAATGCAGTGATTGGGATAAATCTGACGGGACAATTCTTGTGTGCTAGGGAAGCTGCAAAGGAATTCTTGCGTCGAGGTGTGAAGCCTGATATTTCTTGTGCGGCAGGTAAGATTATTTGTATGAGTTCCGTACATCAGGTAATTCCTTGGGCAGGTCATGTTAATTATGCTACTAGCAAGGGTGGCATTAATATGATGATGCAAAGTATTGCCCAAGAACTTGCCCCTCACAAAATTCGTGTTAATAGTATTGCTCCTGGCGCAATCAAAACCCCAATTAATAAATCAGCTTGGGATACTCCACAAGCAGAGGCGAAGTTACTACAATTGATTCCAGCAAAACGTGTGGGTGATGTAGAAGATATCGCCAAAGCAGCAGTTTGGTTGGCTTCTGATGACTCTGATTATGTCAACGGTACAACACTCTTTGTAGATGGTGGAATGACTTTGTATCCGGGTTTTACAGAGAATGGTTAA
- a CDS encoding NAD(P)/FAD-dependent oxidoreductase: protein MNNPVYQTVIIGAGFTGLFTALHLAHEHYPRSVILIDKDERFCFKPLLYEYFDGEMDSFQVVPRFSELLKGSGVIFVQDAVQSIDLHQREVKLASGNSYNYSNLVLALGSVTGYHQVEGANVNAFPFWTQADAIALDRHLRDCLQKAIQTEDVEQRRKLLTVVIVGGGASGVEMAATLADFLPHWYSALGGNSTEIRVILLNHGQKIIDGDINDPLRPIAEKELQKRTIPIEILTGAEATAVHPNTIEYKSNNQINTLPTYTTIWTAGTSTHPLIQDLPIPKEHRDHHNRPLVTPTLQLLDFPEVFAGGDCAAVQNSSLPPTAQVAYQQGANIAHNLKAIALGEDLKPAKVNIRGTLLKLGLHDAAANLFNVFEVAGESGHLIRQGTYLTLLPTPIHDFKATTEWVDEEIFHHHLDPHDVGKKVVQAVEVVGAGVVGILVARKLLKMLGDEDKNK from the coding sequence ATGAACAACCCAGTTTATCAAACTGTGATTATCGGCGCTGGTTTTACCGGGCTATTTACAGCCTTACACCTCGCTCACGAACATTATCCTCGCTCTGTTATTTTGATTGATAAAGACGAGCGCTTTTGCTTTAAGCCGCTACTATATGAATATTTCGATGGTGAGATGGATAGCTTTCAAGTAGTACCACGCTTTTCGGAACTACTTAAAGGTAGTGGTGTCATCTTTGTTCAAGATGCAGTGCAATCGATAGACTTGCATCAACGGGAAGTTAAATTAGCTTCGGGAAACTCTTACAATTACAGCAACTTAGTATTAGCTTTGGGCAGTGTTACTGGCTATCATCAAGTTGAAGGTGCAAATGTCAATGCCTTTCCTTTCTGGACGCAAGCAGATGCGATCGCTCTTGACCGTCATTTACGTGACTGTTTGCAAAAAGCCATCCAAACTGAAGATGTAGAACAACGCCGAAAACTATTAACAGTAGTCATAGTTGGTGGTGGTGCAAGTGGTGTGGAAATGGCAGCAACCTTAGCTGATTTTCTCCCACATTGGTATAGCGCCTTAGGAGGTAATTCTACTGAAATTCGGGTGATTCTTCTCAATCATGGTCAAAAAATTATTGATGGCGATATTAACGATCCACTACGCCCAATTGCGGAGAAAGAATTACAAAAACGCACTATACCAATTGAAATCCTTACGGGAGCAGAAGCCACTGCTGTTCACCCTAACACAATTGAATATAAAAGCAATAATCAAATTAACACACTGCCAACATACACCACAATTTGGACTGCTGGTACTTCCACTCATCCACTAATTCAAGACTTACCAATTCCCAAAGAGCATCGGGATCATCATAACCGTCCCCTAGTTACTCCCACCTTGCAATTGCTCGACTTTCCAGAAGTTTTTGCCGGCGGTGATTGTGCAGCAGTTCAGAATAGTTCGCTACCACCTACAGCCCAAGTTGCTTATCAACAAGGAGCAAATATTGCCCATAATTTGAAAGCGATCGCTCTAGGAGAAGACCTTAAGCCAGCAAAGGTAAATATACGCGGAACTCTCTTAAAATTGGGGTTACATGATGCTGCTGCTAACCTTTTCAATGTTTTTGAAGTTGCAGGAGAATCTGGACATTTAATTCGTCAAGGCACTTATTTAACGCTATTGCCAACACCAATTCATGACTTTAAAGCAACAACTGAGTGGGTGGATGAAGAGATTTTTCATCACCACCTTGACCCTCACGATGTAGGTAAGAAAGTCGTGCAAGCAGTCGAAGTGGTTGGTGCAGGAGTTGTAGGCATTTTAGTTGCGAGAAAATTATTAAAAATGTTGGGAGACGAGGATAAAAATAAATAA